A segment of the Amblyomma americanum isolate KBUSLIRL-KWMA chromosome 6, ASM5285725v1, whole genome shotgun sequence genome:
GGCGGCAAGCGAATACTAAAGAGCCAACACTTCCTATAACCCACTCTAATAGCAATCGCTTAATAAAACAGGGCTCGCCTGACGTGACGCGCGCAGTCAGCGTTCGGTTTCACTGGGCCAGAATGAAAATGCTGGCCAAAAACAAAAAGTAATCACCATCGCCTGTCAGTCCACATTCTTGTAAGACGTAGCGCCATTGGCAACAGCTGCATTGCGTCAGAGAGGAACTTTATACTCAGTGGCACCCTCTCGCATGCGGAATTAGACGAAGTGGACTGAAATGTTAGACATGCTTACCTCAGGACACCAGCGCGTTACTAAAATCGCACGAAATAGAATAGTCATCAAATACTACAGCGTCTAAGTTTGAATAGAGACGTGTGTGAGATGCCATTCGCTAGAAGGatgaatcccaacataaaacgtaaCTGGTTAATAGCGACGGAAACGGAAGAGCATACCCACGGTACGCTCGTCCAGGTAGTGGAAGGGaaacagccgctcttcccagccgggcagtctgtttttatgcgttgcatattgcaatcactcagttcagccctcgggcgcggccgggcagccaccaaaccacgtgacgtgacgtcacgacagccggaggaaaagctgggccccaactcgcgcggtcgcgcgcggccgcagccaccacctgactcccgctcctcccgctaggggcgctgcgccggcgcgtgacgtcacggaggaaaagctgggccccaaccaAGGAGGATATATAAAACTTGCTGGAGTGGAAGCCGCCTATACGCGCCTATGGGCAAGGGTGAAGCCGCGCCGAACGGCCGGCGGCCATCTTACCAGAGGCAAATGGCAGCCGCGCCTGTCCGCGCTTCTACTTTTTCGCGCTGCTCATGAAGGCGCTCGCATTCAGAAACCAATGAAAACAAGTGCTTCTGGTTGTAAACGGTTATCTCCCATCAACTATAGCAGCCAACTGGCGTGATGAAGGCTATTTAACTGCGGAAATATTAGGGAGAAAAGCATAGCGCAGCCGCGCTTTTTCGTGTTTACAAAGCAACGCTAACGAGCGGTTCTAGCATTAAACGTCTATTTTTCGTCAACCAGAGGGAAACTGGCATGTACAAGGCAGTTTTCCAGCTCAAATATTAAGCAGAAAAGCTTAGCACTGCCGCGCTCGTGCTTTTCCGCGCTGCGGTTGACGTTGCTCGCATTTACAGAGCAAGAAAAACGAGTGGTTCTAGTTATATACTTTTATTTTCCATCAGCTAGCAGAAAACTGGCATGTAAAAGGCAGTGTAACTGTACAAATAATAAGGAGAAAAGCGTAATGCAGCTGCGCTCCCGCTTTTTCGCTTTGCTGATGCAGCTGCTCCCATTTAGAAAGGAATGCAAATGTGCGGTTCTAGTTGTAGTCGTTTATTTACCATCAACCAGCAGCCAACTGATATGCAGAAGGCAGTTCAAATGAGCCGATATTAAGGAGAAAATCTCACATACAGTCAAGAACACCATGACAAACACCCTACTGGTGATTGAAAATAATCACCCTCGACAAAAGTGGTCTCACTTTGTTTTTAATCAGTTCACGGTTTCGTTCTTTCGTCATGTGGTGTATTCTCACTTTTGTATATTCTTCAGCGATTTTTTTGCACAAAATATAAATATGGTTATCAAGTGGATCAAGATCAAGGATGTGGTCCTCCAGTCTCTGGAACCAGTTTCTCTCTGTGCAGGTGCCCAGGACTTCAAGGATGAGGTGTTTTGATCTTACCGTCCCCATTTTAATAGTATCATATTCTGCCTGTAGCCGTCGCAGCCCCTTTTCAACTGCTTCACACAGGCCAACGACGTCTTGTGACGGTGCAATGAGTCCACCTCGGCTCTTTTGCCTAATTAAAGGTGCCAGTTCATCCGAGTGCAGGGCTGCGACGCACACTTCACATGTTACCGTTGAACTAACTTTCTGAACGACGAAACCTGCAATGTACGGCACTACAGCACCGACAAAAGCTGACAGGCTTTCTGGGCAGTCAATGCGATGGGTATAGTTGTGGTCGTCGGCCTGCAGGATTGATGACCTGCGCATATCAGTAAGCATGCAACTTTCACCTACCAAAGCTCCTGTAGTTGTTGGATTTAGAATTGAGACTATGTCTTGGGAGCAGTTTCCAGAGCTTGATAAAGTCACTTCTGTCTGAACCAACAGACGCTTGTATGCAGCCATGAACTGCGCAGCGGTTGGGTTGTTGTTATGACCACCTCGTGCACGTATGGACCCGAAGAAGTTTTCGGCGCGATCTTGGCTAGGCTTGTGCGTCAGCAAGTATTTCAGCTGATCCCTGCGAACAAACTCATCGAACAGTTTTTCTGTGCTGGTCATGCACACCAAAAATCCAACGAACCCAGTTTTCTTCAGCCCTTCTATTACTGGACGCCCTGCCGGGTCTCTTAGCCCTTGTATGTAGGCACGGGCCTCGGAAAAGAATAGCTTCCAGTTGGCTTCATTCTGCTTGCGAAGAGGTGCCTTATAGGACCTTGCAAGTGGGTTTCGAGAGTTCATGATGTCGAACAAGCGATCAAAAAGCCTAATGAACTTAGCTGTTGCAGTGGCACCCTTGAACTGTGGCAGCTTGAGCACTTGTTCGCAGAAGTCCAAGGCGTCAGCAACTGAAGCACTCAACGCTTGTACTGCATATCGTACTTTCATTTTTTGCTTTTCCCACTGGACATGCACCTTTGCGAGCTTGTTTCCAAGCCGCAACCCTTCTCCACGCTGCAATGCCTCCAACGCCAGTATATAAGCCCACTTCACGTGATTTCCTTCCATGTCAATACGGTGGCTTACAGTTGCCAATGAGTTCCGCACAAGCTTAATCATGTGACAGGCACGTAAGATTAACTGAATGTTTTTGGTGCAGTCAGCAGGGTTGACAAAGCTTGTAGAAAACCGGTGAGAACACGGTAGAAGCTCAGCGCCTAAACATTTCGCCATAGTGAAGTTAGAGGAGGCACCATCAAATGTAAGCGAGATGACATTAGCATGCACTGACTCAagcttgtcaatgcactgctttGTCAGCTCCGCCCTCTCGGCACCAGTGAGTGTGTCGATCAAAAAGTAAGCGACAGGCATCTTGATTCTGACATTTACACCAACAATCATGTACACACACACATTTCTCGCTTCAGGGAGACTGTCGTCATCTAGCCCTGTTCCAAAGTCCACATACCCGactattttgtttccaacaagttCTACATGTTTTCTTATGGCCATGTCGTCCACGATCAGAGCGCAGTAGAATGGCTCATTCCGTGATTGTGTAAATTTTTGAAGGAAGCAAAATGCTTCATCTGTAAAGCCAGGAGCTCCGTGGACTGAGCGATACCATTGCCTAAGTGTCCGCTGTGAAGGAAGGGCATCATTGAATTTGGACCTGACGTAGTCATACGCGGCCGGGGAATAAAAATGCAAAGTCAGCGCGAACGCGCGGAGCTCGGGTGTGTATACACCTTTTTGCTTGTTGCCCGCTCTGTTCAGATGCTGCTGAATATCACTTGAAAATGAAGACGTGAACACCTGTGATCCTTCTTCTGAAAGGAGTTTTTGATCTCTGATTTCCTTGATAATTTCTTGCGCTGTCTCATTTCTCTTTGTGAGTCTTCGCTTCGTTTGCTGCAAAGTTTTAACTTCCTTTTTCAGCTGAGTTATTCCTTCCTCAGAGGCACTGACTTTTTCTTTGTAACATTGTTTGGTGGGTGAAGGCACATGTGGCTCTTCTTCAGCTTCAGACTTTTCATGCTGCGGTGAGCAGTTATTGGCTGGGGTGTCTTCATGCTTGCGGCCTGGACGCTTCCTTTTCACCTGAAATAGACGCCATATGTACATCTGATGAGTCTCAAGTCAGCGAAAAATAAGAGCAGTTGTAAAGCTATGCCTCGTTTGCTACCAAAACTCACTGCTTCATAAAGGTGGATGTATGTTATTTTCAAATTTCGCTTAAGCATCTTTTCAAATCATTAGCCTGTTTATTTTGTTTAGCATCTGAGCTTGCATATTAATTAGATCTCTTCACGTCACCACCGACACGAGATTACTGAACAGATTTGCAGACTGAAGCCGCATCTGCAGCCTACGGTTACGAGTAGCAGTTTTCGTACTTTTTATcctataaaaatgaaaaaaaaaattgaagctgtgCAAAATGTAGGCACAATAGCGGTCTCTATCCAATGTCATGGTTACAGCCTAGCTGAGGCGACCCTGCCAGAGGGCAAATTTGATGTAATTTTCATAGAATGTCATTCAAAGGTAATGCCCTTCATTAGATGTGACAATGGTAAATTTAATGACATTAGTTGAAAACGACATCAGCGGTCTAATGAGCTCGAGAAACTCAGTCGCATTTCTCGCTTTTGCAGCTGGCAGGGCACACAGTGTTGATTTTTATCCGGCTTATCACGGTCACTTCTTTTCAACGAAAACGAGACCGCCACAAATACATCGCGCGACGTTCTAACATACTCACGGGCTTCTGTAGATGCTCCGGAAACGCAGGGAACACAGAAGGAACACTACCCGCACGCAGTCGCGTTGTCTGTCCGGTGCGATCGAAGCACTCCGGCGCGAAATGCACACAGCAAAGGCGATCTCCATCTTTCGCATGCCACCTTTCACGGCGAACAGCCCGCTCCCACAGGCTCCGCAGCTCCGGATCTTATCAGTTGACATCCATCGGCAACGCGAGCGTAGTGGCTCAATGAACGTGTTCTCGTATACTTACAGGTGAAACGTGAGGCCACAACCCTTCTTCAGCCTGTTCGCACATCCGTAGGCAACGCAAGAGGCAACCATAATCAAATCGATGGTGTTTACATGCCCCTCACATCAACTTGCACTGCAGACCAACTCACGAAAACAGCAGCGCGAGCCGGTGCCGCTGGCGCCGAGCGCGCTTTCTGCCTCTGGTAAGATGGCGGACGAAGGCTTCGGTCGGAGCGCGCCCTCTCCACTCCAGAAATTTTTATATATCCTCCttggccccaactggcgcggtcgcgcgcggccgcagccacaacctgactcccgctcctcccgctaggggcgctgcgctttTATTGACGTGTACTCACACATTGTTCCTTTGCGTTGTGGATTTCGaatgcttctacgatttccctgGATATCCTATCCCGTCCTTTAGCAAGAATTGTGCAGCGATTGAAATCTGGGTAACAGGTTTCGTCCGGATCATCATCCTTACGTTTacactttttgcagtgcttggcaaggtgcccagaaattgccaAACTGTCTACATTATTCCTGTGCTCTTGAAGCCTaatgttgaggcacctgcctgtttggccaatatatctcTTCCCACAGGATACGGGCAGAGAGTAGACGACGCCGGTTTTGCAGGGGACGAGTTGTTCTGAATGAGTCTGCCCACACCCACGGGCGATCAGAGGTTTGTCCACCTTCGGGCatagggcggaaagcttgtttgGCGCTTAAAAGACGACGTCAACCCCTGAACGTTTCGCGACCTTTTTGAGGCGGTGGCTGACCTCATGAATGTAGGGCATTACGACCACTCTTCTGTTCTCCCTGTTGGACGCCTCCTGCGCgtcatgtcgtccttgtttcttggcgACGGACCCGGCAACGGACACCAGAACGTTCAGGGGATATCCGGCGGTTGACAGGCGCTCGACCTGGTTGCTGAAACTATCCTGGAAATGATGTTCACAGGACTTCTGAAGCGCATTTTGAAAACAAAGTCTTATTATCCCTCTCTTAACGAGTTTTGTATGGGCAGACATAAAAGGCAGAAGAGGTTTTTTACCCCTGGGTTGATAGGACCAGCAGGTATGCTGGTTAGAGAAATGCAGTCGCAAGTCCAGAAATCTGATTGAGCATTCATGCGGTGTTTCATGCGTCAAGGCCAGAggaatacattggccaaacataGAAAGAATTTCGGATACCAAAGGGTTAAATGCTTCGTGGCTGCAATTCACCCAGATTTCCCAGATTCACCCAGAATACCCAGATTTCAATCGCTGCACGATTCTTGCTAAAGGACGGGATAGGATATCCAGGGAAATCGTAGAACCATTCGAAATCCACAACGCAAAGGAACTATGTGTGAGTACACCCTCCCTGTGCTTGTCGCAAAAAGAATTGGATTTTCTTAGAGGCAGGGTAAACGTTTAATCCTGTTCTTAAATGCCCCTCTCTGTCTTTTTCGTTAATCACCTTGTGCCGCGATTTTAGTCCCAATTTTACCGTTAGTTTAACGCGGTATTTTTTCCCTTTTGGCGCGTGCATATCTGTTTTCATCGTTTTCCTCGCTTTCACCTTCCGTCCCGGCCTCTTACACCGTGGTTTTATCGCCTCTTTGTCTTTCTTTCGGCCTTTTCACCTTTTTATCGTTTGTACCCTTGGACGTGACCACACTGTTTCGGTGATTGTGCAGGATCGCCTAGGACACACCCCCATCTTTGTACTTTATATATGTGTCCGGcatcgaaataaaaatttcagttgttagtcagtgcCCGTGTCTGTGtattcttccttcgtgttttcgtctcgttccttgcgctgttttttcatctgCGAAGTGGACCCAGTGTCGGTGGTTCAACTGCAGCAGCTGATGGCCGGCGCTTCAGGGGTGGGGCAGCAGAGGGAGCTAGGTGTGTTGCAGGTCGCGAGATAAGCGGAGCTGATGCCGGGCCGAGCTGCCTGgtacccgggggggggggggggggggggggggaggcgcagCGAGGTTCCAGGCAGGGTTTTGGCTGTGGTGGACGGCATGGGGCTGCTGGGACACGCTGACACGCTCACAGCCAGCCTTGGAGCGATTGGCTTGAACGGGATGGGCGGCCGCACGAGTGGCGCCCTGGACACTGGTGCCGAGCCGTGCACGTAGGAGGATGCCCGCGAGATAGCGGCAATCGGGGGCGCCTCAAGTGGCGGAGCTGCCGGGAGGGTCTGGGCCGCTGGGAGGACCGGGCTGTCGGGAGGGCCGGGTTCGCCTAGAGGGCCGGGGCCGTCGGGAGGGTCGAAGCCGCTGTGAGGGCCGGGGCTGTCGGGAGGGCCGAAGCCGCCGTGAGGGCCGGGGCTGTCG
Coding sequences within it:
- the LOC144095164 gene encoding uncharacterized protein LOC144095164, yielding MAAYKRLLVQTEVTLSSSGNCSQDIVSILNPTTTGALVGESCMLTDMRRSSILQADDHNYTHRIDCPESLSAFVGAVVPYIAGFVVQKVSSTVTCEVCVAALHSDELAPLIRQKSRGGLIAPSQDVVGLCEAVEKGLRRLQAEYDTIKMGTVRSKHLILEVLGTCTERNWFQRLEDHILDLDPLDNHIYILCKKIAEEYTKVRIHHMTKERNRELIKNKVRPLLSRVIIFNHQ